The following coding sequences are from one Clostridioides difficile ATCC 9689 = DSM 1296 window:
- a CDS encoding M15 family metallopeptidase, which translates to MKKKICVAIIFALFIVFVEMFIDSSSEGSKIMTAELSKYRKGVNVLSINNIIVANKKYSLPKDYSPQESSEARDAFYKMNKDAQKSGLNLKAFSTYRSYEYQDRLFKSYVKEHGEKEANRFSAKPGESEHQTGLAFDIGGDDQSCWANKKFNNTKEAKWLYENAYKYGFILRYPEGKENITGYMYESWHYRYVGTEHSKNFAMNNLTLEEYLHIN; encoded by the coding sequence ATGAAAAAGAAAATTTGTGTAGCAATAATTTTTGCTCTATTTATAGTTTTTGTAGAAATGTTTATTGATAGCTCTAGCGAAGGAAGTAAAATTATGACAGCTGAATTAAGTAAATACAGGAAAGGCGTAAATGTATTATCAATAAACAATATTATAGTAGCGAATAAAAAATATAGTTTGCCCAAAGATTATTCTCCTCAGGAAAGCAGTGAAGCGAGAGATGCTTTTTATAAAATGAATAAAGATGCTCAAAAGTCAGGATTAAATTTAAAAGCTTTTAGTACATATAGAAGTTATGAATATCAAGATAGATTATTTAAGTCATATGTAAAAGAACATGGAGAAAAAGAAGCAAATAGATTTTCAGCTAAACCTGGAGAGAGTGAGCATCAAACTGGACTTGCTTTTGATATTGGAGGAGATGACCAGTCTTGTTGGGCAAATAAAAAGTTCAACAATACAAAAGAAGCTAAGTGGTTGTATGAAAATGCATATAAATATGGTTTTATACTTAGATATCCAGAAGGTAAAGAGAATATAACAGGATATATGTATGAATCTTGGCACTATAGATATGTTGGAACTGAACATAGCAAAAACTTTGCAATGAATAATTTGACTTTAGAAGAATATTTACATATAAATTAA
- a CDS encoding TetR/AcrR family transcriptional regulator has product MTEKQRLIITIAQKIFDQKGFQNTSISDVVKECKMSKATFYKHFETKESFICEIINYYDEKFLEIIHSINENNDIPSSEKLNRKIIAVWKNIFSRTTINTYIRENFSEEQRKATSKLQTKSRANLLNEYKLSLFDNYGDKIEKIIFDLVFLLDALIHQFIYIIHVQKREINVYFIAKFTIQILDLVVENMDNLNPLIEKSMFLHKQEDEVYFSLHNKSLFFKTIQDIEELIKTDTSLLENPKLLEAIKKLYVEGKNQQYDSLIMDAMIAYLEKEDTLRPKVLLLNSIKNQLKKETL; this is encoded by the coding sequence GTGACAGAAAAACAAAGGCTCATTATAACTATTGCACAAAAAATTTTTGACCAAAAAGGTTTTCAAAATACTTCAATATCGGATGTTGTAAAAGAGTGTAAAATGTCTAAAGCTACTTTTTACAAGCATTTTGAAACTAAGGAAAGTTTTATCTGCGAAATAATCAATTATTATGATGAAAAGTTTTTAGAAATTATACATTCCATAAATGAAAATAATGACATTCCATCATCAGAAAAGTTAAACAGAAAGATAATTGCTGTATGGAAAAATATTTTTTCTAGAACTACCATAAATACCTATATAAGAGAAAACTTTTCTGAAGAGCAACGTAAGGCTACAAGTAAATTGCAAACAAAATCAAGAGCTAACTTATTGAATGAATACAAACTAAGCTTATTTGATAACTATGGTGATAAAATAGAAAAAATTATATTTGATTTAGTTTTCTTATTGGATGCTCTAATTCATCAGTTTATATACATTATTCATGTACAAAAAAGAGAAATAAATGTATACTTTATTGCCAAATTTACTATACAAATTCTAGATTTAGTTGTAGAAAATATGGATAATCTAAATCCTTTAATTGAAAAATCAATGTTTTTACATAAACAAGAAGATGAAGTTTACTTTTCCCTTCATAATAAATCGCTATTTTTTAAAACGATACAAGATATAGAAGAACTAATCAAAACGGATACTTCTCTCCTTGAAAATCCTAAATTACTAGAAGCAATAAAAAAATTATACGTCGAGGGAAAAAATCAACAATATGATTCTTTAATTATGGATGCAATGATTGCATATTTAGAAAAAGAAGACACTTTAAGACCAAAAGTACTTTTATTGAACAGCATTAAAAATCAATTAAAAAAGGAGACGTTATAA
- a CDS encoding MDR family MFS transporter gives METQSNNKKGNLIIAIVMTGAFISSLSQTLLSTALPNIMSDFKITADVGQWLTTIYLLIAGIIVPTTAYLINRFSTRKLFITSMSIFSIGCIIALFSNNFSTMLIARVLQAMGSGSLMPLLQVIILYLCPEEKRGAAMSLVGITVGFAPAIGPTLSGWLVDSFGWHSLFLFLSPIAILDVILSFILLRNVGETQKLKLDIPSIVLSSLGFGGLLIGFTNQGNYGWTNIATYLPILIGIMSLILFTLRQLKSKEPFLELRVFKNKPFLISTILIMIVYASMMSATLMIPLYVQSVRGFSALSSGSLMLPGAILMVVLNPIAGRHLDKYGPHALSILGTGCLFLGTLSFAFLGRDTSLIHVSLMYCIRMIGISMVLMPLTTWGIKTLDRELISHATAINNTLRQISGAIGSAILITIMTSATKKAHMSSNMLSNIHGIDVAFSIAATLAFTGLIVSICFIKRHQIIRS, from the coding sequence ATGGAAACCCAAAGTAACAATAAAAAAGGAAATTTAATAATAGCAATTGTAATGACTGGTGCTTTTATAAGTTCTCTCAGTCAAACACTATTGTCAACAGCATTACCTAATATAATGTCAGATTTTAAAATTACTGCTGATGTTGGTCAGTGGTTAACAACAATTTATCTACTTATTGCAGGTATTATTGTACCCACAACAGCTTATTTAATAAATCGATTTAGTACTAGAAAGTTATTTATTACATCAATGTCTATCTTTTCTATAGGATGTATTATTGCACTTTTTTCTAATAATTTTTCAACTATGTTGATTGCTCGTGTGTTGCAGGCAATGGGTTCTGGTTCTCTAATGCCACTTTTACAAGTTATTATACTCTATTTATGCCCTGAGGAAAAACGTGGTGCAGCTATGAGTTTAGTTGGTATTACAGTAGGATTTGCTCCAGCAATAGGTCCAACTTTATCAGGATGGTTAGTAGATTCATTTGGTTGGCATAGTTTATTTCTGTTTCTTTCCCCTATTGCTATATTAGATGTTATACTATCATTTATTTTATTAAGAAATGTTGGGGAAACTCAAAAACTAAAATTAGATATACCTTCAATAGTACTATCATCTCTAGGTTTTGGTGGTTTATTAATTGGATTTACTAATCAAGGTAATTATGGGTGGACTAATATTGCCACATATTTACCAATATTAATAGGAATTATGTCATTAATTTTATTTACATTGCGTCAATTAAAATCTAAAGAACCTTTTTTAGAATTGAGGGTTTTTAAAAATAAACCATTTCTTATTTCTACAATATTAATTATGATTGTATATGCCTCAATGATGTCTGCTACATTAATGATTCCTCTGTACGTTCAATCTGTAAGAGGATTTTCTGCATTATCTTCAGGTTCATTAATGTTACCTGGTGCTATATTGATGGTTGTACTCAATCCAATTGCAGGACGTCATTTGGATAAATATGGACCTCATGCTCTATCAATATTAGGAACAGGATGTTTGTTTTTAGGAACTTTATCCTTCGCTTTTTTAGGCAGAGATACATCTTTAATTCATGTGTCATTGATGTATTGTATTCGTATGATTGGTATTTCAATGGTTTTAATGCCATTAACTACATGGGGAATTAAAACATTAGATAGAGAACTTATATCTCATGCCACAGCAATTAATAACACACTCCGTCAGATATCTGGAGCTATAGGTTCTGCTATACTTATTACTATAATGACAAGTGCTACTAAGAAAGCTCATATGAGTTCAAACATGCTGTCTAACATTCATGGAATAGATGTTGCATTTTCAATAGCAGCTACTCTTGCATTTACTGGTTTAATTGTATCTATATGTTTTATAAAAAGACATCAAATTATTAGAAGTTAA
- a CDS encoding transglutaminase-like domain-containing protein, with protein sequence MNKEYLEETKMLNYNEPQLKLLVSSKNWLELDDFHKIKSIYEFVQNDILFGYNASDMLSATQVLNDGMGQCNTKATLLMALLRAVNIPCRLHAFDVTKDFQRGATSKLISLLAPKYILHTWVEVFYQDRWIALEGVITDKKYLEAIQKKFFNHGGTFKKYAIATNDLKNTSIDWDGKDTFIQKEAIVYDYGIFPSPDVFFSTHSQHMSKLKNFIYVHLIRKIMTKNVCKARNNYIDKNE encoded by the coding sequence ATGAATAAAGAATATTTAGAAGAAACAAAAATGTTAAATTATAATGAACCACAACTTAAGCTTTTGGTATCATCAAAGAATTGGTTGGAATTAGATGATTTTCATAAAATAAAATCTATTTATGAGTTTGTACAGAATGATATTTTATTTGGATATAATGCTTCTGATATGTTAAGCGCAACACAGGTATTAAATGATGGTATGGGACAATGCAATACAAAAGCTACTCTTTTAATGGCATTATTACGTGCAGTGAATATCCCCTGTAGGCTTCATGCTTTTGATGTAACAAAAGATTTTCAACGAGGAGCTACATCCAAATTGATTTCACTATTAGCACCAAAATATATTCTTCATACTTGGGTAGAGGTATTTTATCAAGATAGGTGGATTGCTCTGGAGGGTGTCATAACTGATAAAAAATATTTAGAAGCAATTCAGAAGAAATTTTTTAATCATGGTGGAACGTTTAAAAAGTATGCAATAGCTACAAATGATTTGAAAAATACATCTATTGATTGGGATGGTAAAGATACTTTTATCCAAAAAGAAGCTATCGTGTATGATTATGGTATTTTTCCATCACCAGACGTATTTTTTTCTACTCATTCACAACATATGTCAAAATTAAAAAATTTCATATATGTACATCTTATCAGAAAAATAATGACAAAAAATGTATGTAAGGCTAGAAACAATTATATTGATAAAAATGAATGA
- a CDS encoding helix-turn-helix transcriptional regulator, translating to MNIINKIFWQEDRIGMITNNLEADTHSHCMLQLFLGIEDSIEITVNEKLVKCNCIIVDKNISHSFSARKKVYYSAIIEPTSIYAEQLTSKMNDFGYWICDNNGLEKLRQQGTFLIDNSSKEQYLRFMEMLNNYLNIPITLKHYDDRITELLNLLRTCNCDNHTISSFADKVSLSASRLSHLFKEQIGIPLKSYILFHQMECAFRELLSGKNVTEASMTAGFDTPSHFAGTVKRMMGMPVSLSLKDSEFLKVY from the coding sequence ATGAACATTATAAATAAAATTTTTTGGCAAGAAGATAGGATTGGCATGATTACAAATAATTTAGAGGCAGATACACATAGTCACTGTATGTTACAACTGTTCTTAGGGATAGAAGACAGCATTGAAATAACAGTTAATGAAAAATTAGTTAAATGTAATTGTATCATAGTAGATAAAAATATCTCTCATTCATTTTCAGCAAGAAAAAAAGTTTATTACTCTGCTATTATTGAACCTACATCTATATATGCAGAACAGCTTACCTCAAAAATGAATGATTTTGGCTACTGGATATGTGACAATAATGGATTAGAGAAATTACGTCAACAAGGAACTTTTTTGATAGATAACTCTAGTAAAGAACAATATTTAAGATTTATGGAAATGCTTAATAACTATTTGAATATACCTATAACTCTAAAACATTATGATGACAGAATTACTGAATTGCTCAATTTATTACGTACTTGTAATTGTGATAATCATACTATTTCAAGTTTTGCAGATAAAGTGTCTCTATCAGCAAGTAGATTATCACATCTGTTTAAAGAACAAATAGGGATACCTTTAAAAAGCTATATCTTATTTCATCAAATGGAGTGTGCTTTTAGAGAATTACTTTCTGGAAAAAATGTTACCGAAGCTTCTATGACTGCTGGATTCGATACTCCATCACACTTTGCAGGGACAGTTAAGCGAATGATGGGAATGCCTGTTTCTTTATCTTTGAAAGATAGCGAGTTTTTGAAAGTATATTAA